A window of Campylobacter cuniculorum DSM 23162 = LMG 24588 contains these coding sequences:
- a CDS encoding FlhB-like flagellar biosynthesis protein, producing the protein MSKIKKAIKKAVALGYNQELHKAPKVLASGKGESAAKIISLAKEHGVPIKEDEDLIEILSKLDLGDEIPPNMYKAVAEVFAFIYQMANKTPK; encoded by the coding sequence ATGAGTAAAATCAAAAAAGCTATAAAAAAAGCTGTTGCACTAGGATACAATCAAGAATTACATAAGGCTCCTAAGGTTTTAGCAAGTGGAAAAGGTGAAAGTGCGGCAAAGATTATCTCTTTGGCTAAAGAACATGGGGTGCCGATTAAAGAAGATGAAGACTTGATTGAAATTTTAAGCAAACTCGACCTTGGTGATGAAATTCCACCTAATATGTATAAAGCAGTGGCTGAAGTTTTTGCCTTTATTTATCAAATGGCAAATAAAACACCAAAATGA
- a CDS encoding MFS transporter, giving the protein MSPKRIIRSMTALFAGISFMFIGNGLIVSSAGVILKQQNLDSLTIGAINSFFFIGAMFGTIFAQKIITQIGYIRSFGIFAAIFGSSAILHILSENLIFWAFLRFLIGVCYYSLLIITESWLNEKAKNSVRSRILSFYEVIFYLSFGLGILIFSLNLDKITIFISSAVLILLSSIPLNLIKIKEPLPPKESKISIPKIFDLVPLAIVTSFIAGMLVNGFFSMASLFMLLQGFDAKIASYFMFCAMIGGLVAQMFIGNISDKLGRKFAIIACASVGFITLLIFMISKPQIYFQYLLAFFMGVGIFCLYSLALARANDVLRDKNKAVEVGRGVLFCYSLSSLISPLILGVLMQFFNFSGFIWFYLINLGFLIIFALNKPNILNKNYKKNLGMVTIND; this is encoded by the coding sequence ATGAGTCCTAAAAGAATTATCCGTTCAATGACAGCCCTTTTTGCTGGAATATCCTTTATGTTTATCGGAAATGGTTTGATTGTAAGTTCAGCTGGTGTGATTTTAAAACAGCAAAATTTGGACTCTTTGACTATAGGTGCGATTAATTCTTTCTTTTTTATAGGGGCAATGTTTGGAACGATTTTTGCTCAAAAAATCATCACTCAAATAGGATATATACGTTCTTTTGGAATTTTTGCTGCAATTTTTGGAAGTTCAGCCATTTTGCACATTTTGAGTGAAAATTTAATTTTTTGGGCCTTTTTGCGATTTTTAATCGGAGTTTGTTATTATAGTTTACTCATTATCACAGAATCTTGGTTGAATGAAAAGGCTAAAAATTCAGTCAGGTCAAGAATACTTAGTTTTTATGAGGTGATTTTTTATCTTTCTTTTGGTCTTGGAATTTTAATCTTTTCTTTAAATTTAGACAAAATTACGATTTTTATAAGCAGTGCGGTTTTGATTTTGCTTTCATCCATTCCTTTAAATTTAATTAAAATCAAAGAACCTTTACCCCCAAAAGAAAGTAAAATTTCTATTCCTAAAATTTTCGATTTAGTCCCTTTGGCTATAGTAACGAGTTTCATCGCTGGAATGCTTGTGAATGGATTTTTTTCTATGGCATCTTTATTTATGCTTTTGCAGGGTTTTGATGCTAAAATTGCTTCATATTTTATGTTTTGTGCAATGATAGGAGGTTTAGTTGCTCAAATGTTTATAGGAAATATTTCGGATAAACTTGGACGCAAATTTGCAATCATCGCGTGTGCAAGTGTAGGTTTTATCACTCTATTAATTTTTATGATTTCAAAACCACAAATTTATTTTCAATATCTCTTAGCATTCTTTATGGGGGTTGGAATTTTTTGCCTTTATTCCTTAGCTTTAGCCCGAGCAAATGATGTTTTAAGGGATAAAAATAAAGCCGTAGAAGTCGGACGCGGGGTTCTTTTTTGCTATTCTTTAAGCTCCTTAATTTCACCTTTGATTTTAGGGGTATTAATGCAATTTTTTAATTTTTCAGGTTTTATTTGGTTTTATCTTATCAATTTAGGATTTTTAATCATTTTTGCTCTCAATAAACCTAATATTTTGAATAAAAATTACAAAAAGAATTTAGGAATGGTAACAATCAATGATTAA
- a CDS encoding flagellar hook-length control protein FliK — protein MINQLYAGQVAANAPKSDLKTDSNLKDSKEKLNSKEALTQALKQNLGLSQNASSEEILQKFTQNQVGEKLKELVNKLLEQINANKNPDSPILKQGHNLNFAPNFANELKTLSMELGKNDIFTEVLNKLEQILKPASEIKANNLAPLLKNSGVFFEAKLKDALNEEFLPKSFHNLLNTIKSLSSENISNQIAKLAIMNLSPEETLKGLKNIINENRYENKEILKNSNFKVLLELGAKIENFKNYINKNPNIAQNKIIQIANKLAKEINLIKDSFFKALSKPENLMIKDPNTLKQSAQSFEKLQNTLKNILEAKNTPKQNEFQSLDQKIPSSKIPQHNHKTEPNLEKDSKLQSNENLKDNKNNAILKQEQHTEKSAKDNEGLKDFKNENKENSNKINEHNKENLNKTSENKENLSKTGENKEFLNKTSEKTEPNLEKDSKLQSNENLKDNKNNAILKQEQHTEKSAKDNEGLKDFKNENKENSNKINEHNKENLNKTSENKENLSKTGENKEFLNKTSEKNEGFSKGFENNSNQNTSNAIKESIKQNSFKNLAFSTENGNLEELENLSKDLSNLSRKINESLKQLDPHSQNAKINLNELKNLENKLNLSTKDLQNIKIKTEQDIANEIRHDVKSTLLQVSNLAKNEGNEAIYNQANRLLAQIEVNQLMSLANDSINTYLPFFWDDLNDSKVMFRRGKKDKFFAQIKLEFVKLGNLEILISLNNEKYIDINIMAENQNFRKTIYENAHELKRNINKAGLLSANFFVGDIIRSKFDLRNIKNYDLEMGMDKKV, from the coding sequence ATGATTAATCAACTTTACGCAGGACAAGTAGCAGCAAATGCTCCAAAAAGCGATTTAAAAACGGATTCAAATCTTAAAGACAGCAAAGAAAAATTAAATTCTAAAGAGGCTTTAACTCAAGCCTTAAAACAAAATTTAGGTTTAAGTCAAAATGCAAGTTCTGAAGAAATCTTACAAAAATTCACTCAAAATCAAGTGGGCGAAAAACTTAAAGAACTTGTCAATAAACTTCTTGAACAAATCAATGCAAATAAAAATCCCGATTCTCCTATTTTAAAACAAGGTCATAATCTTAATTTTGCTCCTAATTTTGCTAACGAGCTTAAAACTCTTAGCATGGAACTTGGCAAAAACGATATATTTACCGAAGTTTTAAATAAACTTGAGCAAATTTTAAAACCTGCAAGTGAAATTAAAGCTAATAATCTTGCTCCCTTGCTTAAAAATTCGGGTGTATTTTTTGAAGCTAAACTTAAAGATGCTTTAAATGAGGAATTTTTACCGAAGAGCTTTCACAATCTTTTAAATACGATTAAATCTTTAAGCAGTGAAAATATCTCTAATCAAATTGCCAAACTTGCAATAATGAATTTAAGCCCCGAAGAAACTTTAAAAGGGCTTAAAAATATCATCAATGAAAACCGCTATGAGAATAAAGAAATTTTAAAAAATAGCAATTTTAAAGTCCTTTTAGAGCTGGGAGCAAAAATAGAAAATTTCAAAAACTACATCAATAAAAACCCAAATATTGCTCAAAATAAAATCATACAAATTGCAAATAAACTTGCAAAAGAAATTAATTTGATAAAGGATAGTTTTTTTAAAGCTCTTAGTAAGCCTGAAAATTTGATGATTAAAGACCCTAATACACTCAAACAAAGTGCTCAAAGTTTTGAAAAACTTCAAAATACCTTAAAAAATATCTTAGAAGCAAAAAATACTCCAAAGCAAAATGAGTTTCAAAGCTTAGATCAAAAAATTCCTTCCTCTAAAATTCCACAGCATAATCATAAAACAGAACCAAATTTAGAAAAAGATTCAAAGTTGCAAAGCAATGAAAATTTAAAAGATAATAAAAACAACGCAATTTTAAAACAAGAACAACACACAGAAAAATCAGCAAAAGACAATGAGGGGCTAAAAGATTTTAAAAATGAAAATAAAGAAAATTCAAATAAAATAAATGAACATAATAAAGAGAATTTAAATAAAACAAGTGAAAACAAAGAAAATTTAAGTAAAACGGGCGAAAATAAAGAATTTTTAAATAAAACGAGTGAGAAAACAGAACCAAATTTAGAAAAAGATTCAAAGTTGCAAAGCAATGAAAATTTAAAAGATAATAAAAACAACGCAATTTTAAAACAAGAACAACACACAGAAAAATCAGCAAAAGACAATGAGGGGCTAAAAGATTTTAAAAATGAAAATAAAGAAAATTCAAATAAAATAAATGAACATAATAAAGAGAATTTAAATAAAACAAGTGAAAACAAAGAAAATTTAAGTAAAACGGGCGAAAATAAAGAATTTTTAAATAAAACGAGTGAGAAAAATGAGGGATTTTCCAAAGGCTTTGAAAATAATTCTAACCAAAACACCTCAAATGCAATCAAAGAATCTATCAAACAAAATTCCTTTAAGAATTTAGCTTTTAGCACTGAAAATGGAAATTTGGAAGAGCTTGAAAATTTAAGTAAAGATTTATCCAATTTATCAAGAAAAATTAACGAAAGTCTTAAACAACTTGACCCACATTCTCAAAATGCTAAAATCAATCTTAATGAACTTAAAAATTTAGAAAACAAGCTCAATCTATCCACTAAAGACCTTCAAAACATTAAAATCAAAACAGAACAAGACATAGCAAATGAAATTCGGCATGATGTTAAATCCACCCTGCTTCAAGTTTCAAATTTAGCCAAAAATGAAGGCAATGAAGCCATATATAATCAAGCCAATCGTTTATTAGCACAAATTGAAGTCAATCAGCTCATGTCCTTAGCTAACGATTCTATCAATACCTATTTACCATTTTTTTGGGACGATTTAAATGATTCTAAGGTGATGTTTAGAAGAGGAAAAAAGGACAAATTTTTTGCTCAAATTAAACTTGAATTTGTTAAACTTGGAAATTTAGAAATATTGATTTCTTTAAATAATGAAAAATATATTGATATTAATATTATGGCAGAAAATCAAAATTTTAGAAAGACTATTTATGAAAATGCTCACGAACTTAAAAGAAATATTAATAAAGCAGGACTTTTAAGTGCAAATTTCTTTGTGGGCGATATTATTCGCTCTAAATTTGACCTAAGAAATATAAAAAATTACGACCTTGAAATGGGTATGGATAAAAAAGTATGA